The window TCCAGGCGACGCGATTCTATGCTTCGCCAAGGAAGGTATAGGGGAGGATATGAGAATCAAAGGAACTCGAGCTGCTATCCCATTCCTCTGCAACCTGACATCAGAAGCAGTAGACAGATTCAGGGAGCAGGTAGAGGTGATCGATCTGGTTCACCCCAAGGAAGCTGGGGAGATCATCGAATATGACCCCATATACTTCTTTGAGAAGGAAAACCGGGACGAACTCGTTGAGCGATTGAGGGAATGCAATAAAATGAATCCAGGACCATTCGAAGCGGATCCCATCATCCTAACCTCAGAGGGGCTCGATCGTGGAGGGGACGAAATCGGCAACCGGATGAATAAGCTGGCCGACCATTTCGCCAACCAGATGTTGAGGATGCCCAGCCAGAAGCTCTCCACCAGCTCTTCCATCGTAGTGGTGTCTGAGGAATTCAGGATCATCCTTGATCCAATTGATATGGAAGTGGTCGAGGTGCCTTCGGTGAACCTAGCAAGAAGATTGAAATCCTATCTCACAGGGAGGGATGTATAGATGTTCAGATTTCAGAACGAGCAGAAGATCCTGGATATCGGGGGCGTGAGCTTCGGTGGACAGCCGGGCGAGAGAAGAACGGTGATGATCGGTTCACTGTTCTACCCAAGTCATTCCATGGTCAGTAATCGGAGGATGGGGGAGATCGATGAGGAGAGGTTGGATGAGGTGCTTGGAAAACTCCATTCTAGTGCTGAGGAGACTGGGACGCCGGCGGCGATCATGGTATATGGAGAGACCGGGGAAGCCATCTCCAACTATCTGAGAATCCTTGCGGACCGGACCTCATTGCCACTCTTCATTGATTCTGCAAGTCCTGATGTTAGATTATCTGGAGTCAAGTACGCATCCGAGATGGGAATATTGGACAGGGTGATATACAACTCGATAAACTCTGGTACCACAGAAAAGGAACTGGAAGGGATTCAAGCATACGGGCTTAGAAACGCCGTGCTTCTGGCCTTCTCTCCTAAGGACTTCGGATTAAAGGGGAAGATATACCTTCTGGAGGATGGTGGTGGCATCCTCAAGGATGGATTGGTCGACCTTGCAGAGAGGTATGGGATAGACAGGCCTTTGCTGGATCTCGCGGTGATGTCCATGGAACAGAGTGCTGGATCAGCACTCAGGGCCATCTTCGTATCCAAGGCCAAGTGGGGGCTACCTTCGGGCTGTGCCCTCCACAACGCGGTGGAATCATGGGAGCCCCTGATCAAGGTGAAGGCTCAGGAACCGGCACTCTACAGGTATGTCGACGAGTCTGCATGCTCAACGGCGATAATGGCGGGAGCCGACTTCCTGATGTTCGGCCCTCTTGAAGCATCACGCCGTGTCATCTACGCAGCGACCTTCACCGATGAGTTGATGCAACAGGCGTCCTTTGACAGTTAGATCTGGTCAACCTGGATCGCATCGCCTACACCCATGAGCTCGAAATGTTCAAAAATATCTGAAAATACCCGCATGGCCTCAAATCCAGAGCAATGCATAGGTGCTATGTGTTTCACACCTTCTTTCCTGAGAGCGTCTGCCGTCTTCAACAATGTCTCCAACGAAGCGCCACCCAAATGGAAGCCCCCCATGAGAAGGATGATCTTCCGGTCGATGAGCTTTCTGGCGTGAGCTACTACATTGAGGACACCGGCATGGCTGCATCCACAGATCACCACAACTCCAGCTTCGGTGTCCAGGTAGAGAGATTGCTCGTCGAGTATGCGGTCCTTGACGAAAGCACCACCTTCCTTTTTCCAGAAAGGGCATGTGTTCTCAAACTCAGGATTCCGGGGAACAAGACCGGATGCGTGAATCCCTGGGACCAGCTCCCTGAAATCATTGGAAGCGATAAACCCATGAGAGTTTATCGATTCCAGCAGTTCGGTATCGCAGCTCACGGTCACAAGTTTGCCATCATTCTCTACGAATCGCTCGCCCATAAAGGTGTCAGGGGCACAATGAACTGGAATTCCAGCCTCAATGAAAGGGGCCAGTCCACCGGCGTGATCCCTATGACCGTGGCTGATGAACACCAAATTCAGATCTGCAGGTTCTAGCCCGAGGAGCTCAAGATTCTGAGATATTATAACCGGAGAGGGACCAGTATCGAAAATCACCCGCTCCTCATCAGGGGTCTCGATAAGCAATGAGAATCCGTGCTGAGCTATGAACCTTCGACTATCCCTGGATCTCTTCACAATGCCTTTGGGTTGGCCAGGTGCGATTGAAAGATTATCTACAAGGCAGGTCAGTTGCATTCGTATTCACGTCTTGTGATCTTCAGATCGCTGAACTCCAAAGCCTGCTTGGGACATGTCCGTTCGCAATGCTTGCACGCGGTTCCAAGGCAGAGATCTGTGGCCACCTTTATCCTGAACTCCTTGTTCCCGACCTCTTCCACCCTGAGGGCGCACTCGGGACACTCCTTCTCGCACTTCTTGCAGCCTGTGCAGTCACCGAATTCCCCAACGAGATACACACCAACATAATCGAGGACTTTAAGGCCCTTGTCCCCAACCTCAGGGATGTCCCTGTCGACCATCCGTAGGGTCTCCTTGGGTCTCACCTGCGCTGGAAGTGGCATAAGCCCAGAGAACTTCAGCATCTCGTTGTACGCATCGAAGGGCATTCCCTCCGACCAGAGGGCAATCTCGTTCACGTACAGGTCTTCAAAGACCTTGGATGTGGCGAACATGATGTGCTTTGACGCAATGGAGTCTGCAACCTCCTGCATCATATCCAGAGTGTCTTCCTTGATCAGTATATCATAGGCCATCATCAGGGAGGTGTTCCCGACCTGAACCGTTTTCTCCAGCACCCTGGGTACCAGTCCTGTGGTCTGAGCCTTGATCGGATCGACGTATGTACCAGAAGCTCCGGCCATGTACATGGTTCGAATATCCTTGTCCTCTATCCCGACCTCTGTAATCAACGTCCTGTGTCCAGCCCTGATAGCGCCCATTGCCTTCCCAGCCTCCCTCAGGTCGCTATCCAGGAACTTAATTCCATCCTGGAGATGGATAGCTCTATCGCTGGTGTTAATGCTAGGAAGCGTGATGAGACCGGAC of the Methanomassiliicoccales archaeon genome contains:
- a CDS encoding MBL fold metallo-hydrolase is translated as MKRSRDSRRFIAQHGFSLLIETPDEERVIFDTGPSPVIISQNLELLGLEPADLNLVFISHGHRDHAGGLAPFIEAGIPVHCAPDTFMGERFVENDGKLVTVSCDTELLESINSHGFIASNDFRELVPGIHASGLVPRNPEFENTCPFWKKEGGAFVKDRILDEQSLYLDTEAGVVVICGCSHAGVLNVVAHARKLIDRKIILLMGGFHLGGASLETLLKTADALRKEGVKHIAPMHCSGFEAMRVFSDIFEHFELMGVGDAIQVDQI